Proteins encoded within one genomic window of Mycolicibacterium monacense:
- a CDS encoding glycoside hydrolase family 13 protein, with protein MGAMAHPPTADQPWWSRAVFYQVYPRSFHDSDGDGVGDLDGVTAKLDYLSELGVDALWLNPVTVSPMADHGYDVADPRDIDPLFGGIDALDRLIAAAHDRGIRITMDLVPNHTSSAHPWFQAALAAGPGSAQRERYIFREGTGPDGLLPPNNWISVFGGPAWTRIVEPDGQPGQWYLHLFDPEQPDLNWDNPEVFEDLEKTLRFWLDRGVDGFRIDVAHGMAKPPDLPDMEIAENRMLAETASDPRFDHQGVHDIHRNIRSVLDDYPGAVAVGEVWVYDNAAFAAYLRADELHLGFNFRLVRADFDADEIHDAIENSLAAVALENATPTWTLSNHDVEREVTRYGGGALGLARARAMALVMLALPGVVFVYNGEELGLPNVDLPDEVLQDPVWERSDRTERGRDGCRVPMPWSGDAPPFGFSTTADTWLPMPAEWSSLTVERQLAEPDSVLHFFRRALRLRRDRCGVDGATLTQLSAEDGVVTFRTDGGLTCVLNAGERPVDLPPGEVLLASAPLQAPSPSLRSTQDRRLPPDTAAWVV; from the coding sequence ATGGGCGCAATGGCTCACCCCCCGACAGCTGACCAGCCCTGGTGGTCGCGCGCGGTGTTCTACCAGGTCTATCCCCGGTCCTTCCACGACAGCGACGGCGACGGTGTCGGCGACCTCGACGGCGTGACCGCCAAACTCGACTATCTGAGTGAACTCGGCGTCGACGCACTGTGGCTCAACCCGGTCACCGTCTCCCCCATGGCCGACCACGGCTACGACGTCGCCGACCCCCGCGACATCGACCCGCTGTTCGGCGGCATCGACGCCCTGGATCGGCTCATCGCCGCCGCGCACGACCGCGGTATCCGCATCACCATGGATCTGGTGCCCAACCACACCAGCTCGGCGCACCCGTGGTTCCAGGCGGCGCTGGCGGCGGGTCCGGGCAGCGCCCAGCGGGAGCGCTACATCTTCCGGGAGGGCACCGGTCCCGACGGGCTGCTCCCGCCCAACAACTGGATCTCCGTCTTCGGCGGGCCCGCGTGGACGCGGATCGTCGAACCCGACGGGCAGCCCGGCCAGTGGTACCTGCACCTGTTCGACCCGGAGCAGCCCGACCTCAACTGGGACAACCCCGAGGTCTTCGAGGATCTCGAGAAGACGCTGCGCTTCTGGCTCGACCGCGGCGTCGACGGTTTCCGGATCGACGTGGCGCACGGGATGGCCAAACCGCCGGACCTGCCCGACATGGAGATCGCCGAGAACAGGATGCTCGCCGAGACGGCCAGCGATCCGCGGTTCGACCACCAGGGCGTCCACGACATCCACCGCAACATCCGCTCCGTGCTCGACGACTATCCCGGCGCGGTCGCCGTCGGCGAGGTGTGGGTCTACGACAACGCCGCGTTCGCCGCCTACCTGCGGGCCGACGAACTGCATCTGGGCTTCAACTTCCGGCTGGTGCGCGCCGACTTCGACGCCGACGAGATCCACGACGCGATCGAGAACTCGCTGGCCGCCGTCGCCCTGGAGAACGCGACGCCGACGTGGACGCTGTCCAACCACGACGTCGAGCGGGAGGTCACCCGGTACGGCGGCGGGGCGCTCGGGCTGGCGCGGGCCCGGGCGATGGCCCTGGTGATGCTGGCGCTGCCCGGCGTGGTGTTCGTCTACAACGGCGAAGAACTCGGCCTGCCCAACGTCGACCTGCCCGACGAAGTGCTTCAGGACCCGGTGTGGGAACGCTCCGACCGCACCGAACGCGGGCGCGACGGATGCCGCGTGCCGATGCCGTGGAGCGGTGACGCTCCCCCGTTCGGGTTCTCGACGACGGCCGACACCTGGCTGCCGATGCCGGCGGAATGGTCGTCGCTGACCGTCGAACGCCAGCTGGCCGAGCCGGACTCCGTGCTGCACTTCTTCCGCCGGGCGCTGCGCCTGCGCCGGGACCGCTGTGGCGTCGACGGGGCCACGCTGACGCAGCTGTCCGCCGAGGACGGGGTGGTGACGTTCCGCACCGACGGCGGACTCACCTGTGTGCTCAACGCCGGTGAGCGCCCGGTCGACCTGCCCCCCGGTGAGGTGCTGCTCGCCAGCGCGCCCCTGCAGGCACCTTCCCCGTCGCTTCG
- a CDS encoding globin, with the protein MTQPTRSFYDEVGGHETFRAIVARFYELVREDEILRPLYPDDELEAAEVRLRMFLEQYWGGPRTYSDQRGHPRLRMRHAPFRIGYIERDAWLRCMHTAVAEIDAVTLDDEHRRELLAYLEMAAQSMVNSPF; encoded by the coding sequence TGGCCACGAGACGTTCCGCGCGATCGTGGCGCGGTTCTACGAACTGGTGCGCGAGGACGAGATCCTGCGCCCGCTGTACCCCGATGACGAACTCGAGGCGGCCGAGGTCCGGTTGCGGATGTTCCTCGAGCAGTACTGGGGCGGTCCTCGAACCTACTCGGACCAGCGCGGACACCCCCGGCTGCGGATGCGCCACGCTCCGTTCCGGATCGGCTACATCGAACGCGACGCCTGGCTGCGCTGTATGCACACCGCCGTCGCGGAGATCGACGCGGTGACGCTGGACGACGAGCACCGCAGGGAGCTGCTGGCCTACCTCGAGATGGCCGCGCAGTCGATGGTCAATTCGCCGTTCTGA